The following proteins are co-located in the Peromyscus maniculatus bairdii isolate BWxNUB_F1_BW_parent chromosome 23, HU_Pman_BW_mat_3.1, whole genome shotgun sequence genome:
- the Ulk1 gene encoding serine/threonine-protein kinase ULK1 isoform X4, which translates to MANSVYLVMEYCNGGDLADYLHTMRTLSEDTVRLFLQQIAGAMQLLHSKGIIHRDLKPQNILLSNPGGRRANPSNIRVKIADFGFARYLQSNMMAATLCGSPMYMAPEVIMSQHYDGKADLWSIGTIVYQCLTGKAPFQASSPQDLRLFYEKNKTLVPAIPRETSAPLRQLLLALLQRNHKDRMDFDEFFHHPFLDASTTIKKSPPVPVPSYPSSGSGSSSSSSSASHLASPPSLGEMPQLQKTLTSPADAAGFLQGSRDSGGSSKDSCDTDDFVMVPAQFPGDLVAEAAIAKPPPDSLLCSGSSLVASAGLESHGRTPSPSPTCSSSPSPSGRPGPFSSNRCGASVPIPVPTQVHNYQRIEQNLQSPTQHQAARSSAIRRSGSTSPLGFARASPSPPSHTDGAMLARKLSLGGGRPYTPSPQATFSVGTIPERPGWNRVPSPQGADTRAGRSPRPGSSVPEHSPRTTGLGCRLHSAPNLSDFHVVRPKLPKPPTDPLGATFSPPQASAPQPCPGLQSCRPLRGSPKLPDFLQRSPLPPILGSPTKAGSSFDFPKAPSSQNLLTLLARQGVVMTPPRNRTLPDLSEAGPFQGQQMGSGLRPAEDTRGPFGRSFSTSRLTDLLLKAAFGTQASDSGSTDSLQEKPMEIAPSAGFGGILHPGARAGGASSPAPVVFTVGSPPSGTTPPQGTRTRMFSVGSSSSLGSAGSSSARHLVPGACGEAPELSAPGHCCSLADPLAANLEGAVTFEAPDLPEETLMEQEHTETLHNLRFTLAFAQQILEIAALKGSASEAAGGPEYQLQESVVADQISQLSRDWGFAEQLVLYLKVAELLSSGIQTAIDQIRAGKLCLSSTVKQVVRRLNELYKASVVSCQGLNLRLQRFFLDKQRLLDGIHGVTAERLILSHAVQMVQSAALDEMFQHREGCVPRYHKALLLLEGLQHTLTDQADIENIAKCKLCIERRLSALLSGICA; encoded by the exons ATGGCCAATTCTGTCTACCTGGTCATGGAG TATTGTAATGGTGGAGACCTGGCTGACTATCTGCACA CCATGCGCACACTGAGTGAAGACACTGTCAGGCTGTTCCTGCAGCAGATTGCAGGCGCCATGCAGCTGTTACACAGCAAGGGCATCATCCACCGAGATCTGAAGCCCCAGAACATTCTGCTGTCCAATCCTGGGGGTCGCCGAGCAAACCCTAGTAACATCCGAGTCAAGATTG CTGACTTTGGATTTGCCCGGTACCTCCAGAGCAACATGATGGCAGCCACACTCTGCGGTTCTCCTATGTACATG GCCCCTGAGGTCATCATGTCCCAGCACTATGATGGGAAGGCTGACCTATGGAGCATCGGCACCATTGTCTACCAGTGTCTGACAGGGAAGGCCCCATTTCAG GCCAGCAGCCCTCAGGACCTGCGCCTGTTTTATGAGAAAAACAAGACACTAGTTCCTGC catcccGCGGGAGACATCAGCTCCCCTGAGGCAGCTGCTCCTGGCGTTGTTGCAGCGCAACCACAAGGACCGCATGGACTTTG ATGAATTTTTCCATCACCCTTTCTTAGATGCCAGCACCACCATCAAGAAGT CCCCACCTGTGCCTGTGCCCTCGTATCCAAGCTCAGGGTCTGGCAGCAGCTCTAGCAGTAGCTCTGCATCACACCTGGCCTCCCCGCCG tccttgggggagatgCCGCAGCTACAGAAGACCCTTACCTCCCCAGCCGACGCTGCTGGCTTTCTGCAGGGTTCCCGGGACTCTGGGGGAAGCAGCAAAGACTCCTGTGACACAGACGACTTTGTCATGGTCCCAGCCCAGTTTCCAG GTGACCTAGTAGCTGAGGCAGCCATTGCCAAGCCCCCACCTGACAGTCTGCTGTGTAGTGG GAGCTCGCTGGTGGCCTCTGCTGGCCTAGAGAGCCATGGTCGCACCCCGTCTCCCTCTCCAACCTGCAGCAGTTCTCCCAGTCCCTCGGG CCGGCCTGGCCCCTTCTCCAGCAACAGGTGTGGTGCCTCGGTCCCCATTCCCGTCCCCACTCAGGTGCATAACTACCAGCGCATCGAGCAGAATCTGCAGTCGCCCACTCAGCACCAGGCAGCCCG GTCCTCTGCCATCAGAAGGTCAGGTAGCACCAGCCCCCTGGGCTTTGCTCGGGCCAGCccatctcccccctcccacactgaTGGAGCCATGCTGGCCAGGAAGCTGTCATTAGGAGGTGGCCGTCCTTATACACCCTCTCCCCAAG CCACCTTTTCAGTGGGAACCATCCCTGAGCGGCCCGGCTGGAACAGAGTGCCCTCCCCACAAGGAGCTGATACGCGAGCTGGCAGATCACCACGACCAG gcTCCTCTGTGCCTGAGCACTCTCCACGGACCACTGGGCTGGGCTGCCGCCTGCACAGCGCCCCCAACCTGTCTGACTTCCATGTTGTGCGCCCCAAGCTGCCCAAGCCCCCAACAGACCCACTGGGAGCCACCTTCAGCCCACCCCAGGCCAGCGCACCCCAGCCATGCCCGGGGCTACAGTCTTGCCGGCCACTGCGTGGCTCACCTAAGCTGCCTGACTTCCTACAGCGGAGTCCCCTACCCCCCATCCTAGGCTCCCCCACCAAG GCGGGGTCCTCATTTGACTTCCCGAAAGCTCCCAGCTCTCAGAATTTGCTGACCCTGTTGGCTCGGCAGGGTGTAGTAATGACACCCCCTCGGAACCGCACACTGCCTGACCTCTCAGAGGCGGGTCCTTTTCAGGGCCAGCAGATGGGCTCTGGCCTGCGGCCTGCTGAAGACACCAGGGGCCCCTTTGGCCG GTCCTTCAGCACCAGCCGTCTTACGGATCTGCTGCTTAAGGCTGCATTTGGGACGCAGGCCTCGGACTCAGGCAGCACTGACAGCTTGCAGGAGAAGCCCATGGAGATCG CTCCCTCTGCTGGTTTTGGAGGGATCCTGCATCCAGGAGCCCGTGCTGGAGGGGCCAGCAGCCCAGCACCTGTGGTGTTCACCGTGGGCTCCCCACCCAGTGGTACCACACCACCCCAGGGCACCCGCACCAGAATGTTCTCAG TGGGCTCTTCCAGCTCCCTGGGCTCTGCCGGCTCTTCCTCTGCCCGCCACTTAGTACCTGGGGCCTGTGGTGAGGCCCCTGAGCTTTCTGCCCCAGGCCACTGCTGTAGCCTTGCTGACCCCCTTGCTGCCAACTTGGAGGGGGCTGTGACATTCGAGGCTCCTGACCTCCCAGAAGAGACCCTCATGGAG CAAGAGCACACGGAGACCCTACACAATCTGCGCTTCACACTTGCATTTGCACAGCAAATTCTGGAGATTGCAGCCCTGAAGGGTAGTGCCAGTGAGGCGGCCGGGGGCCCTGAATACCAGCTTCAGGAAAGTGTGGTGGCTGACCAGATCAGCCAGTTGAGCCGCGACTGGGG CTTTGCAGAACAGCTGGTACTATACTTGAAGGTGGCCGAGCTTCTATCCTCGGGCATACAGACTGCCATTGACCAGATCCGAGCTGGCAAGCTCTGCCTTTCATCCACTGTGAAGCAGG TGGTACGCAGactaaatgagctgtataaggcCAGTGTGGTGTCCTGTCAGGGCCTCAATTTACGGCTTCAGCGCTTCTTTTTGGACAAACAACGGCTGCTGGATGGGATCCATGGTGTCACCGCTGAGCGGCTTATCCTTAGCCACGCCGTGCAGATG GTGCAATCTGCTGCCCTGGATGAGATGTTCCAGCACCGAGAGGGCTGTGTACCACGCTATCACAAAGCCTTGCTACTGCTGGAGGGGCTACAGCACACACTCACGGACCAGGCGGACATTGAGAACATTGCCAAGT GCAAGCTGTGCATTGAGCGGAGACTCTCGGCCCTGCTGAGTGGCATCTGTGCCTGA